A stretch of DNA from Amphiprion ocellaris isolate individual 3 ecotype Okinawa chromosome 18, ASM2253959v1, whole genome shotgun sequence:
tattatttaataagctatttatttgtatttatttcttatttatctCCTTTCAAGGCTACCTTGAACTTTTTCTTCCAAATGTTTTTGATTCCAAACCATCCTTTTTCTTACCTATCTTctttattcttaattttttatcttcatttctCTTTATCATTCTACCTCCCTGACTCCAACCCACTTTTATCCTTTAATAATCAAGTCAGAGAAGTGCATCTCTACACAGGTATTTATGAcgctttttatttctgtaaattagCTCAATGCAAATATCTGAATAGTGATGAGAAGTTGCTCTTCAACGCCTTAATTGCTTTCATTACGCTGATTTCTCTCTTCCATTGCAGAAAACCATAGACGTGGGATGTATCTGCAGATGACCGCAGATGGGAGAGTGACAGGGAGTGATGCTCAGACTCCTTACAGTGAGTATTAACTGCATAAATCTGTTACAGACAGCAGATATAGGCTTGACTTCACATATTTTCACAAACTACACTGGATAATGTGGGCCCCAGAAGACTGACACCTGCAGCAGGCTTGCAGAGAAGAAACATCATGTCCTGTTTATGTGATTTCAGGTGTCCTGCAGCTGAAATCTGTTAAACCAGGACATGTAGTCATCAAGGGACTATCATCATCCCTGTTCCTCTGTGTGGACAGCGGAGGCCATCTGAGAGGGCAGGTAAGCTTTAAGAGAGCTTCAACATCCCTTCTACTGCTATTAATCTTCAGTCTGAGTCGTCCTCTGATGATTATTAACTGTTGTCACTTTCAGAGTCAGTACTCAGAGTCTGACTGCGCCTTcaaagagctgctgctggccgATGGATACACCCGTTTCCTGTCCTCACACTATGGATTTCCGGTGTCGCTGGCATCAAAACATTCCCCAGATCGACTCTCAGTCCCTTTCACTCGATTCCTACCAATCAGGAACACTTTGACGGAGGAGAGTGTGTCTGAGCAACCGACAAACACTGAGAGAACTTTCAACATGGACTCTGGTGACCTTCTTGGAATGGGTCTAAATTCGTTGGTCAGTCCTCAGTTTTCAGTGAACAAGTAAGAACTGGACTGCACTGTTATTGTAGCTTTAAAATTCATTAGAGACCATGGATCTGACTTTGCTATGAGATGAGTAGTTTGATCTTTTTGGTTTATCATGTTTCTGTGAAGGCAGTATTGATctaagttatttatttatgtatttattgtgtatttctaatggttatttaaagatatttttgacCACAGTTTCGAGATTTTATGGTTTTTAGTTTAAAAGTATGTTTGTGTCTAAGGAACTGGCTCATACTGCAACTGATTTTGATACATGAGGCTTTTGGAGGTTCTCTAAGCTCAAGAGAAAGTCCAATAAATCTTACATTGTACAATTCAAGTGTATTTATGAAGCTGGATagaattttttaataaaaaaataacatgataTAACCTTTGCTTGTCTAAATGGATCGTGCAATGATAAATTAATGTAATTCAGTTATTAGACAAAGCAGGAAGGATGCATTTGCCAAACAAGAAGAACATATTCTAGCTAGTGATCATCCGTCTTCTGATCAAAAGTGAGGAAACAGGCCAAGAGCACTCTCTAGTGGACAAATACATAATGACATGAAGTATTTCAAGTTCCCTGCACCACTTTGTGGGTTTTAGTAAATGAGTCTACGTGTCAGAtaaaatgtatgtatgtgttattAACCGGCAGTATTTTACTACGATGTAGAGTCTCAGGGCAGCTGTCAGTTATTTAACTAATTCAGAGTAACTGCAGATACGTGCAGTTAcataatacatacatacataaataacaaTTTTTGGGCTGTATAACTTCAATTGTCTTGACAATATGCTCTTTAAACACAAGCTGACTTGATTTCAAAACTGTTACTCTGGTCAAGACTGCCACATATTTCATAAACTCTATTTGAAATGAAGGCCTCTGgactcatttcttttcttccatgACTGTAGATGAAGAGAGctgcagatttttcatttataaATATGGTTCTTATATGAAGGTTTTCAATATAGAATCAAAAGTGCATCTACTGCAGCTATAATACAACAAAGTGCAGACTGTTTTAACAATGTGTTTGCTGCTGTGAGGTTCAGTTCCTCCTTAAAAACACtgtctggtgaaaatcaagattttttatcttgtttacaTGTCCATAATTTGTTTATATATGCAAGAAGACATATCATGGAATAAGCAGTCAATGCCATGGCCAAGCGTTTCTACCTTGAAGCTGCAGGGATTTGAAAAAAGTTATCAGGATAGTACATAATGTGGGACATAATAAGGACATTAACCTTTGCCTTGAAATTTACCGATTTAGTTAAGTTTAGAACTGTACAAATAATGTCCAAAGCAAGCAACATCTTCCTCCCTAATAACATACAACAATTGCTCAGAAGTAAAATTGCACATTATGAATTAAGAAGAAATTTTCAATTAAAAAGCCATTTGCTGGTATCACTATGAAGAGTGGATGTTTATCAGTATGTGGGGAAAATTAATGGAATAGTCTAGATGACACAACAAGTAATGTGGAAAGCTAAATATGTTCTGGAATTtctaaagatgaataaaattagattttatgtAATCAGGAAACAATAAGATATGTGACGTACAGATATGTGAGTGTAACTTCATCCTATTCATTTTCAGACACTATTTTAGGTTTTGGATTtgctttagttgttttgtttgttgtattgtatatttattttctcttttgcctTTATAACATTGTggcatgtctgaaataaatgaaatgaaatgatgacagtctcaaaaacaagGCTTGATATTACTGGGGAGTCATGTGGCAAATCTAAAGCATCAGTCTGTCAACTTTCAGGGTGGGACTTTCTGCATCATtacttcagaatcagtttttagTTCAAGCATGTATAGCATGTACAGACTTACTGTAATATACACAAATGTCGCATACTGCAGACTCCATTACAGTGGCTGGGCAGAGTTGAAGGTTACATCTAaatcattttaaggcaggaagggattatttttcatggagaaaaagcactaaatatgtaactttgatacatagagatgagattttattttaaaaacttggtCTGTGTGCacataagaagaaaaataattagcttttgtcattgttaatttttttctggattgtgatttttttgtacgAACCTTAGCAAGATCagatttgcaaaaacaaattcgaagaataatcattttacatttacatttaggaAACCAAGCACTTTTCTTGTATTGTTGTGAAgttaaaaatcacacattttgtgtttgttttttgactcTTGTTTCCTGCTTTGCTCacataaaaattatattttcctgTATTTGCCCTTTAAGTGACTATTAAACTGACATCAATAACACAGACTAGAACAAATTACTGAAGCAGTTTACGCTAGCAACGCCTGTACACATACCTTCCATGGGTCATCACTGTGATCTCGTGGAAAGTCTTATGTGTTCCAGTGAAAATGAGAACAATGCTATTGGAAGCTACGGCCTATAACGGCTTAGTAGCTGTTGAATATGTGGATCACTGCCACACATAAGTGAAACACAAGCTCATTCTGGCACAATGCTGCTTAGGGACGCAGTAGCCTAAGCAATGACGGATTAGGTGTAATTGTATTTCTCTAATTTGATATATTTCGTATCCTAAAATAACACAGCTAGCAGCCAAGTATTATTTTCACCAGTGGCACCACAATAAGTTAAAATCTTTTCTCTAATGACCCAACACCACAGGCAACCACAGATAACACTGCTCTTTTtaagaaaattaataaaatagaatCTTTATTAAAAACACTGAGTGCATAATTAAGCAGATAAATATAGAACTTTTACAATAGCAATCAAGGCATTCCTCTTCAGCACAAATACTGCAGGTAACGGTTTGTCTACAAGAGACGCTGCAGGCTTGGAGATGACCTGATAACGGTCAGGTCAGTCGCTTCAGGTAACATAAGCCCAAACTACACAAATGTGAACTGTGTACATTGCTTGCAGAAGAATGCTGAGAATGTGGAGCTGGTTTACGTGAGATCTCGGCCTATCTGTAGCGACGGCTCTACTGGTGATTGAGTTCTGATGGGACGTGACCCAATAATCTATCCGCTTCCACTTCAAACATCAAGGCACAGAGTAACATTACTAAGACATCATAGTTTCAAGGCGCAGACATTCAGAAAGTCATTTTCATCTCAAACACTAGCTGACAGCGTTAATAAATAATACCtcatattatatttatatctTGACCCTGAGAATGTAAAACTTTTCCTTTGTTACAACTGTATCATACAAAAACTTGCTTTTCGGTGCCATTTGGCTAACTGGTGATGCAATAAATAACTGTGAATGAGCAAGGAAATGCAGTATAAGGTTGTTAGGAGGTATATTGGTGTTAAATTCATTATGTTACATAATTTGCCAGTTGCTGGTTTGCTAGTTTCTTCCTTCAGGACATATAGACACATGTTATAGTGTATCGTTCTGCTTTTTTCAATCTTTTCCTACTATGTCTTCGTCAAAGGGTGCAAAACACACTCACTCTCTCTAAACCTGAGTAACCAGTGGTTCCCTCAGATAAAAGTTTCCTCCTCTGAACTCAGTGCTTTGTCCTGCGCACAGTCCGCCGAGCAAGGTCCCATTCAGAGGGTTGCAGATGCTCTCAATGGCATAATAATCTCCCTCTGGATCTTTATCTCcttcctctgcttcctcccCTTCAGGCTCCTCGTCCTCCCACAGAGTGCTCATGACGTGAGTGTACTCATGTCGATCCTCACATTCGTTCTCTCGATGATAGAAGTAGCTGAAGTTGGACACTATGACGGGCACAGGCAGGGAGATGGTAAGAACGCCAGCGATGGCGCACATGGATCCCACCAGCTTTCCCCACACTGTGGCTGGGTACATGTCACCATAGCCCACTGTGGTCATCGTGACAACTGCCCACCAGAAGCCATGAGGTATGCTGACAAAGTCCGTTCTGTTGTGGTCAGCCTCAGCGAAGTAGACGGCACTAGAGAAGAGGATGACGCCTATAAACAGGAAGAAGATGAGCAGGCCCAGCTCACGCATGCTGGCCCTGAGTGTCTGACCGAGGATCTGGAGGCCTTTGGAGTGACGAGACAGCTTGAAGATCCTGAAGACCCTCACCAGCCTGATGACTCTGATGATGGCCAAGGAAGTGGCAGGGGAGGCATCGTTGTCCTTGGCCAGTTCTGTTCCCAAAGTGACGAAATAAGGCAGGATGGCACTGAAATCGATGATGTTCATGACATCCTTGAAGAAGTGCATCTTGCTGGGGGAGCAAGCAAAGCGCATGAGGAGCTCAAAGGAGAACCAGCATATACACATGGTCTCCACCATGAAGAAGGGGTCCTGGAAAACACTGGGTGGAGGAGGCATGTTCTCGGTTCCATTCTTCGACTGCGAGTTGACTCCCTGAAGACAAGacaggaaaaatacaaaacatatacTTGCAAAGTGTAGCAGCAGTATCACCATGAGTATAatcaaaatacaaattaaaacagCTAGAGTGGCTCTGTCCAGTGGAATAAAACCCACTTACAAGCACCTCCAAAGTTTACAGATTACCAGATTAAATCTTGATTGTTTAATCTGTAAGTGTGACAATGTGACAGACAAACACTGAGGTCTTAAAATcacataataatgaaataatgtggCAGATCATCCATAGAACAGACAAATTATTTGACTGTATCtggatttaaaacaaaacaatatataaCTTGCCAATTAGGGAACTTTTTAAGTATTGGGAAATTTTGTTACCTTCATAAACAGTTAGGCTACTTGTTTCTCCATTTTCAGTctatatgctaagctaagttaacTGGCTTCACATAATTTATGATACAGGCATGAGGGAGGGTATCTATTTTCTCAACTAATTCACAGCAAGAAAGTGGATCAACATACCTTCCAAAATATCAAACTACTCCTTTAAATGCAAGGCTATTAGCGTATACTTTTAAAGCATGCTACTGAGATACTGTTTCCATGGTATCCTCATATCAGCTTCAGCATTTCATCCACCATCTCATTGGTTCTCACTTTTGGCAACATCATAAAAGTGTTCGACATCTGCGGCCTTACATTTAGCTGTACTAATCTCTTTCTGGGTCCACCTGTCGTTCTATCCTCCGTGTCAGTTAGCCTCATATTCAAGCGCTGCATGGCTGCTATTTAAAACAGCTTGCACTTAACATCCAGTTAAACGCATGAAAACGGATGGGACGGATATAAAAGGATCAGTTTAGTATGCTGTAATGTTGTGTGTAATATATAAGGTTTCAGGGTAGTTTAAATAAACCCAGGGCATTGCTTATGACTTTCAGTAGCAGGTCAGTGACAGTGTTTATTACTAAAGGTGGACATCTATGTGTTGATCCACTCCAAGGGCTCTCCTAAGACTAAATATAGCCCCGTGAGATCTCCGAAGAGAAACATGAGTGTCTCGGTGCACTGCTCCTCATCCATCTCCACCTTCGTCGCTATTCCCATCTCCCTGGCCGCGGATACTGTGTAACATTGCCAGTGCAGTTCAGTGCGTGCACCGCTGACTTGGACAGGAGTAAGTTACAGTAGTTTCCTGGCAGCTCCCTTGTGCAACGGCAGCCTGGCCCAGCGCAGCAGTCCTGGAGGAATGTGTTAACATGACCCAGTGTATGCTACTCATCCTGTGAGACCTTTTAGTCTCCGGTTCTAAGCCACAGGAAGGCCTTGGCTCACCTTTGCCTATGTGTACGGTCACTTGTGACCTTTAATTAACACACCTAACTGGCTCCTCACTCTGTCTTCACTTTCTATCATTTGTATTCCAGGCCCCACCCGTTGGTCCCTGTACCCTTTAACGCTTCCTGAATCCAAGTGTATCAAATTTAACAGCCGACTAAAATAATCACAGCATAAGCTTCCtgtggtctctctctctcactctctggtCTGCTTCCAGACATATTGGCCAATAGTTCCTGGTGTCAGTATTTTTCCTCCAACACATTGGAGTAGTGTCCAAGAGTGTGTTTACCTAAACACCTGCTTCCCATGATATCTTGTTTCCTTTGGCCCAAACAGCAACACTTAGTGCATTCAAGACCCTACACTCATGTGGTTTGTTAGGTCCTTAAAGCAGTTTTATAgcagtttctgttttgacaaGTGACATTGAACTAATTGCTGTGAACATATCATGAGGTGGTAGAGTTATCCCAAGAACTGAAATTAAAACCAACTGgacttttttggtttttgatcACGTGTCACTTCCTTTTCAGTTCTGGAGAGCTGAAGTCTGGAGAACTAAAACAGCCTTTTGGAAGAGAGGAGAAgtatcttcaagaaccaaagaGAGAAGGGAGTTGCTTTTTGAAGCTTTTGGGATTATCACTACATGGAAGACTAAGAATCTAGACAGACACGTGGTAGGGTTATTTTTTAAGGGACTTTTTAAAGTGACTAACAACATTCTGATTTCTCATTTCCATCACAGCATCTTTGACCTACCCAACCAACACTCAACCTAAGCTGCAGTTTTGATTGTACCAGCTCTCCACTGCCC
This window harbors:
- the fgf21 gene encoding fibroblast growth factor 21, with translation MFLIPNHPFSYLSSLFLIFYLHFSLSFYLPDSNPLLSFNNQVREVHLYTENHRRGMYLQMTADGRVTGSDAQTPYSVLQLKSVKPGHVVIKGLSSSLFLCVDSGGHLRGQSQYSESDCAFKELLLADGYTRFLSSHYGFPVSLASKHSPDRLSVPFTRFLPIRNTLTEESVSEQPTNTERTFNMDSGDLLGMGLNSLVSPQFSVNK
- the LOC111584623 gene encoding potassium voltage-gated channel subfamily A member 7, translated to MESREENEGRGKESDGENGKHLKNQLNSEEKGEKEIKGNEKEKRKDRRRSGSLWRSGWALSERLAINVSGMRYETQLRTLAQFPNSMLGDPRRRSRYFDPLRNELFLDRNRACFDAILYFYQSGGRLRRPANIPLDIFMDELMFYELGEDIINRFKEDEGFPKEEERPLPVNEIQRKLWMLFEHPESSSGARIIAIISVMVIVVSILIFCLETLPDLRNDKEGVNSQSKNGTENMPPPPSVFQDPFFMVETMCICWFSFELLMRFACSPSKMHFFKDVMNIIDFSAILPYFVTLGTELAKDNDASPATSLAIIRVIRLVRVFRIFKLSRHSKGLQILGQTLRASMRELGLLIFFLFIGVILFSSAVYFAEADHNRTDFVSIPHGFWWAVVTMTTVGYGDMYPATVWGKLVGSMCAIAGVLTISLPVPVIVSNFSYFYHRENECEDRHEYTHVMSTLWEDEEPEGEEAEEGDKDPEGDYYAIESICNPLNGTLLGGLCAGQSTEFRGGNFYLREPLVTQV